The following coding sequences are from one Shewanella violacea DSS12 window:
- a CDS encoding DEAD/DEAH box helicase, whose product MKFDALDLNPLLLQAIDECGYQQLTQVQSEVIPLALSGVDLMACAETGTGKTASFALPLLERLLKEDHESPCLRGLILTPTRELAIQVAENITRYGQFTSLKTLAVYGGANMNPQRKALNAGVDILVATPGRLFDFVGQHGLNLSEVTSLIIDEADRMLDMGFVRDIEKVKSLVSSQHLTHFFSATYSDPVKLLAEKMLNSPQWINVAQTRSAASVEQEIYLVDKRRKAELLSELIGRNNWQQVLVFATTKESAEHLKSELSLDGIKCGVFHGDRTQGARNRTLEEFKSGKIRVMVATDVAARGLDIQALPLVINLELPYGAEDYIHRVGRTGRAGLTGRAISFVCPSDEEMLEEIESLIELKLPRIVLPGYELGAPLPARYRETQDVTSTKKKFERRKGKPVNKHKGKPKGRSDGAKSSYANRRTDKKR is encoded by the coding sequence ATGAAATTTGACGCCCTCGACTTGAACCCCTTACTGCTACAAGCCATAGATGAATGTGGTTATCAGCAACTCACACAGGTTCAATCTGAGGTCATACCGCTGGCTTTATCCGGGGTCGATCTTATGGCATGCGCCGAAACGGGAACGGGTAAGACCGCCTCATTTGCCTTGCCTCTATTGGAACGCTTACTCAAGGAAGACCATGAGTCTCCTTGTTTACGTGGCCTTATTCTGACACCTACCCGCGAGCTGGCGATTCAAGTGGCCGAGAATATCACTCGCTATGGCCAGTTTACGTCCCTCAAGACGTTAGCCGTCTATGGTGGGGCGAACATGAACCCTCAACGTAAGGCATTAAATGCCGGAGTCGACATCTTAGTGGCTACACCGGGTCGACTGTTCGATTTTGTTGGTCAGCATGGGCTCAATTTATCTGAGGTGACTAGCCTTATCATAGATGAAGCGGACAGAATGTTGGATATGGGCTTCGTCCGTGATATCGAGAAAGTTAAGTCTCTGGTTTCATCCCAGCATTTAACGCATTTTTTCTCGGCGACCTATAGCGACCCAGTGAAGCTATTAGCCGAGAAGATGCTCAACTCTCCCCAGTGGATTAATGTCGCTCAGACTCGCTCTGCTGCCAGTGTCGAGCAAGAGATCTACCTGGTCGATAAACGCCGTAAAGCCGAACTGCTCTCTGAACTTATTGGGCGCAATAACTGGCAACAAGTATTAGTTTTTGCCACCACCAAGGAGAGCGCCGAGCACCTTAAGAGTGAACTCAGCTTAGATGGCATCAAGTGTGGTGTATTTCATGGTGACAGAACTCAAGGGGCTAGAAATCGCACCTTAGAGGAATTTAAGTCGGGTAAGATCAGAGTGATGGTGGCTACAGATGTAGCAGCGAGGGGACTAGATATCCAGGCGCTGCCTTTGGTGATTAACCTAGAGCTGCCTTATGGGGCCGAGGATTATATTCATCGTGTAGGCCGTACTGGTCGTGCAGGCTTAACCGGGCGAGCTATCTCCTTTGTCTGTCCATCGGATGAGGAGATGCTGGAGGAGATTGAGAGTCTGATTGAGCTTAAGTTACCGCGCATCGTTCTGCCTGGTTACGAGCTGGGTGCGCCTCTGCCGGCTCGATATCGCGAGACTCAAGATGTGACAAGCACTAAGAAGAAATTTGAGCGACGTAAAGGAAAGCCTGTCAATAAACATAAGGGCAAGCCTAAGGGTCGCTCTGACGGTGCTAAGTCAAGCTATGCTAACCGACGTACAGATAAGAAGCGTTAA
- a CDS encoding EAL domain-containing protein, with protein sequence MDSEVIYSLVQNAALLLAMVFVYDAVPRKQQNEYFFIWRLSVGAVIGGITIMTMMTPWEYQTGVFFDTRSVILAISGLFFGALPTFIAVSIAAVYRLMEGGIAVWAGLGVIISSGLFGSLWRYKRKAAIADLSYKELYLFGFILNLLSLSWMFILPFDMAINILMQLSLPVLLIFPVATTLLGLLLSRRLEIERDAKIQLQDDFMFRSQFNIGNIGIGISTVDQHWVKVNPRVCQMLKYTQAELLTKTWVEMTHFEDLQTDLLQFERMLQGEIDEYEMDKRFVAKDGSIVYTHLTVACQRVNAKVQLVISGLLDITSQKQAESAMRSSQEQLALVLSSSELGLWDWDIKTNKVDRNERCAELLGCSVYEIQHNERIWINGIHPQDRVAVLHSVDAHLKGDTVQHSIEYRLVALSGETRWILDSGKVVSRDAKGVPLRMCGTHTDITDRKRVEESLKLAASVYNNSSEAMSVQDRQGKIITINSAFSEITGYLENEVIDQHIDILRCERTNKTQFEQMSLQIIETGKWQGEIWLKHKNATEYIVWLTINTIYDSRGEVYRRVALFSDITEKKQAEHIIWKQANYDPLTGLPNRRMLLEYLGTELLKSDRNKQHLALMFLDLDYFKEVNDTLGHDVGDLLLVETAKRLKSCIRESDVVARLGGDEFTLVLSAIDDHKGVDRVAANILTRLSEPFNLGNDTAFISASIGITLYPDDASSIESLLKHADQAMYAAKDLGRNRFHYFTASMQEEARYRMILIRDLRQAVNNKEFEIFYQPIIDLPNGEIHKAEALIRWHHPERGLVSPGEFIPVAEETGLIIEIGNWVFSQAAKQCAHWRDKYGVELQISINKSPVQFRDEGDSFEDWIVQLKELKLASNSICVEITEGLLLDASMGVSEKLLAYRDAGIQVSLDDFGTGYSSLAYLKKFDIDYLKIDQSFTRNLESDTDDVTLCEAIIVMAHKLGMTVIAEGVETEYQRDILTKAGCDYGQGYLFSRPIPAADFEDKYIRAIAQMKHEQASS encoded by the coding sequence ATGGATTCAGAAGTAATTTATTCCCTGGTACAGAATGCCGCGTTACTGCTAGCCATGGTGTTTGTCTATGATGCAGTGCCTAGAAAGCAGCAGAATGAATATTTCTTCATATGGCGATTATCGGTGGGAGCCGTCATAGGTGGGATCACCATTATGACTATGATGACTCCTTGGGAGTATCAAACAGGTGTATTTTTCGATACCCGCTCTGTCATTTTAGCTATTTCTGGTCTGTTTTTTGGTGCTCTTCCTACCTTTATCGCCGTCAGTATCGCGGCTGTTTATCGACTCATGGAGGGAGGCATTGCTGTTTGGGCTGGACTTGGGGTCATCATATCATCTGGGCTATTTGGCAGCTTATGGCGTTATAAGCGTAAGGCGGCGATTGCCGATCTTAGTTATAAAGAGCTCTATTTGTTTGGCTTTATTCTCAACCTGCTCAGCTTAAGTTGGATGTTTATACTGCCATTTGATATGGCAATTAATATTCTGATGCAGCTGAGTCTGCCTGTATTATTGATTTTTCCTGTTGCCACGACTTTACTCGGCTTACTCCTGAGCAGAAGACTGGAGATAGAGCGAGATGCCAAAATACAGCTGCAAGATGACTTTATGTTTCGCTCGCAGTTTAATATCGGCAATATTGGAATCGGCATTTCTACCGTAGATCAGCATTGGGTAAAAGTGAACCCTAGGGTATGTCAGATGCTGAAATATACCCAGGCTGAGTTGTTGACCAAAACCTGGGTGGAGATGACACATTTTGAAGATCTGCAAACAGATTTACTTCAGTTTGAACGCATGTTGCAAGGTGAGATTGATGAGTATGAGATGGACAAGCGTTTCGTCGCTAAAGACGGCAGCATAGTCTATACCCATCTGACGGTAGCTTGCCAAAGAGTCAATGCTAAGGTGCAGTTGGTTATTTCAGGCTTGTTGGATATTACCTCTCAGAAGCAAGCCGAATCGGCAATGCGTTCGAGTCAGGAGCAGCTTGCATTAGTGCTCAGTAGTAGTGAATTAGGCTTATGGGATTGGGACATAAAGACCAATAAAGTCGACCGGAATGAGCGATGTGCCGAGCTACTAGGTTGTAGTGTCTACGAGATTCAGCACAACGAGAGAATCTGGATAAACGGCATACACCCACAGGATAGGGTGGCTGTGCTGCACTCAGTTGATGCTCATCTAAAAGGGGATACAGTCCAACATAGTATCGAGTACCGACTGGTGGCGCTTTCGGGAGAGACTCGCTGGATATTAGACAGTGGCAAGGTTGTCAGCAGAGATGCCAAAGGGGTCCCCCTGCGTATGTGTGGTACCCATACGGACATTACCGATAGAAAACGCGTCGAGGAGTCGTTAAAGCTAGCGGCTTCTGTTTACAACAATTCCAGCGAAGCCATGAGTGTGCAAGACCGTCAGGGTAAAATAATCACCATCAATTCGGCATTTTCTGAGATAACAGGTTATCTCGAAAATGAGGTCATCGACCAACATATTGATATTTTGCGCTGTGAAAGGACCAATAAAACTCAGTTCGAGCAGATGAGCTTACAAATAATAGAGACCGGAAAGTGGCAAGGAGAGATCTGGCTAAAACATAAGAATGCCACTGAATATATCGTCTGGTTAACCATCAATACCATCTATGACAGCCGAGGCGAAGTCTATCGACGCGTCGCGCTCTTCTCCGATATCACAGAAAAAAAACAAGCCGAGCACATCATCTGGAAGCAGGCTAATTATGATCCTCTGACTGGACTGCCTAATCGCCGCATGTTGTTGGAATATCTGGGCACTGAGTTGCTTAAGTCTGATCGTAATAAGCAACACTTGGCCTTGATGTTTCTAGACCTGGATTATTTTAAGGAGGTTAACGATACCTTAGGCCATGATGTGGGTGATCTGTTATTGGTTGAAACGGCCAAGCGATTGAAAAGCTGTATACGTGAATCCGATGTTGTTGCCAGATTAGGAGGTGATGAGTTTACTTTAGTGCTTTCGGCCATCGACGATCATAAAGGTGTCGATAGGGTAGCGGCTAATATTCTAACCCGTTTATCTGAACCCTTTAATCTGGGAAATGACACAGCCTTCATCAGTGCCAGTATTGGTATCACCCTATATCCCGATGATGCTTCGAGCATAGAGAGTTTACTTAAACATGCCGATCAGGCCATGTATGCGGCTAAAGATCTCGGGAGAAATCGTTTCCATTACTTTACGGCTTCGATGCAGGAAGAAGCGCGTTATCGGATGATATTGATCCGTGATTTACGCCAAGCCGTAAATAACAAAGAATTTGAGATTTTTTATCAGCCCATTATCGACCTGCCTAACGGAGAGATCCATAAGGCCGAGGCACTTATTCGTTGGCATCATCCCGAAAGAGGCTTGGTATCTCCTGGCGAGTTTATCCCAGTTGCCGAAGAGACGGGGCTTATTATAGAGATAGGTAATTGGGTGTTTTCACAAGCGGCAAAACAGTGTGCACATTGGCGTGACAAGTATGGTGTAGAGCTGCAGATCAGTATCAATAAGTCTCCCGTACAGTTTAGAGACGAGGGAGATAGTTTTGAAGACTGGATCGTGCAATTAAAGGAGCTAAAGCTTGCGAGTAACAGTATCTGCGTCGAGATCACCGAAGGTTTATTACTGGATGCAAGCATGGGGGTATCGGAGAAGTTATTAGCCTATCGTGACGCGGGAATACAAGTTTCACTGGATGATTTTGGTACAGGTTATTCTTCACTGGCTTACTTGAAAAAGTTTGACATAGATTATCTTAAAATTGATCAGTCTTTCACCCGTAATTTAGAATCTGATACCGATGATGTGACACTATGCGAGGCGATTATCGTCATGGCACATAAGTTAGGCATGACGGTTATAGCCGAAGGCGTCGAAACCGAGTACCAGAGAGATATCTTAACTAAGGCCGGTTGTGACTATGGTCAAGGTTATCTTTTCTCTAGACCCATCCCAGCTGCCGATTTTGAAGATAAATATATCCGCGCTATCGCACAGATGAAACATGAACAGGCATCGTCGTAG
- a CDS encoding thioesterase family protein, producing MHKTVQSSKEMNYSKTFHFPVQIYYEDTDFSGVVYHPNFLKYFERAREHVIGANTLASLWNQQGLGFAVYRSDMLCHDGVEFADIIDIRTRFYFESKYRTVWHQEIWRPNGKKPAVTANIEMVCMNKARQLAPMSADLLAHLSQSFTESKQTVSTL from the coding sequence ATGCACAAGACAGTTCAAAGCAGTAAAGAGATGAATTACAGCAAGACGTTCCATTTCCCAGTTCAAATCTATTACGAAGATACTGATTTTTCAGGCGTGGTTTATCATCCTAATTTCCTCAAATATTTTGAGCGAGCCAGAGAGCATGTCATAGGAGCTAATACATTAGCTTCACTCTGGAATCAACAAGGCTTAGGTTTCGCCGTCTATCGCAGTGATATGTTGTGTCATGACGGAGTCGAGTTCGCCGATATCATAGACATCAGGACTCGTTTCTACTTCGAGAGTAAATACAGAACGGTCTGGCATCAGGAAATTTGGCGACCTAATGGCAAAAAACCTGCCGTCACCGCCAACATAGAGATGGTGTGCATGAATAAGGCGAGGCAACTGGCACCTATGTCGGCAGACTTGTTGGCACACTTAAGCCAGTCATTTACTGAGAGCAAGCAAACAGTGTCGACTCTTTGA
- a CDS encoding putative bifunctional diguanylate cyclase/phosphodiesterase, translating into MESDWYFWVLGLICIAGIIIWYRHKKRETAFVQHLINLIQQPIDKFGIKPSSDSQGLVTSLDKIPKKYTRLYHELQRFIVELPGPSDKDKLTGLPNRLGVKSRLSGLSTIEQGSLVLIDIYRFRFVNDLFGFSVGDELLRQVSQRLMGSEPQAAYVARMNEDEFLIYFEVQQSESSLLALRERLQVPYEIEGSTISVQIQMGFVDLNLHHTHVSSLLRRLDLALIKAKSHKPFFASYALGDDLSQQRELSIIHDLPKALQQGQLYMVYQPKLDVALGTYVQVEALMRWQHSELGHISPGEFIPLAEYAGMIELLSQWALEQVIAQQARWQTMGIRLQVAVNLSTQDMISATLCDDIQNKLSRYGVSAGSLSIEITESQLMDDMDLAIATIEKLKEVGVDVAIDDFGTGHSSLAYLKNFPVDEVKIDKAFLDDLLTDKRAAHIMRSSIELAQGLGFSTTVEGVETQAVNLALIEMGVDKIQGDLFAKPMTAKEIEAELTG; encoded by the coding sequence GTGGAAAGCGACTGGTATTTTTGGGTTTTAGGGTTAATTTGTATCGCTGGTATCATCATTTGGTACCGGCATAAAAAGCGTGAAACTGCTTTTGTTCAACATCTTATAAACCTCATTCAGCAACCAATAGATAAGTTTGGAATCAAGCCATCGAGTGACTCTCAAGGGCTGGTTACTTCATTAGATAAGATTCCCAAGAAATATACTCGGTTATATCATGAGCTACAAAGGTTCATCGTTGAGTTACCGGGACCAAGCGATAAAGATAAGTTGACCGGACTTCCTAATCGTCTCGGGGTCAAATCACGATTAAGTGGATTGAGCACCATAGAGCAAGGTAGCTTAGTCTTAATCGATATTTATCGATTTAGGTTTGTTAACGACCTATTTGGATTCTCGGTAGGAGATGAGTTACTCAGACAAGTGTCGCAACGCCTTATGGGCTCAGAACCTCAGGCTGCATATGTGGCGAGAATGAACGAAGATGAGTTTCTTATTTACTTTGAGGTGCAACAGAGTGAAAGCAGCTTGTTGGCACTGCGAGAACGGCTTCAAGTCCCCTATGAAATAGAGGGGAGTACCATTTCGGTACAGATCCAGATGGGATTTGTCGATCTCAATCTGCATCATACCCATGTTAGCTCCCTGTTGAGACGCCTAGATCTCGCCCTCATCAAGGCTAAATCACATAAACCTTTCTTTGCCAGTTATGCCCTAGGGGATGATCTGAGTCAGCAGCGTGAACTGAGTATTATTCACGATCTGCCTAAGGCACTCCAACAAGGTCAGCTGTACATGGTTTATCAGCCTAAGCTCGATGTGGCTTTGGGCACCTACGTTCAAGTAGAAGCCTTAATGAGATGGCAGCATAGTGAGTTAGGCCATATCTCTCCTGGTGAATTTATTCCCTTGGCCGAGTATGCCGGCATGATTGAGCTGCTTAGCCAGTGGGCGTTGGAGCAAGTGATTGCTCAACAGGCTCGTTGGCAGACCATGGGGATCCGTCTTCAGGTTGCGGTAAATCTTTCGACCCAAGATATGATTAGCGCCACATTGTGCGACGATATTCAGAATAAGCTTAGTCGTTATGGTGTGTCAGCCGGTTCACTCTCTATCGAGATCACCGAGAGTCAGCTTATGGATGATATGGATCTGGCGATCGCCACCATTGAGAAGTTAAAAGAGGTCGGGGTAGACGTTGCCATAGATGATTTTGGTACAGGTCATTCCTCATTGGCCTATCTTAAAAACTTTCCAGTGGATGAAGTTAAAATTGATAAGGCTTTTCTCGATGATCTTTTGACCGACAAACGTGCGGCACATATCATGCGTTCTAGCATAGAGCTAGCGCAAGGATTGGGCTTTAGTACCACTGTCGAAGGGGTTGAAACTCAGGCCGTAAATCTTGCTCTGATTGAGATGGGCGTCGATAAAATCCAGGGGGATCTCTTTGCTAAACCTATGACAGCTAAAGAGATCGAAGCGGAACTGACTGGGTAA
- a CDS encoding HDOD domain-containing protein, which produces MSTEHELLVRLLKKLKADSLVLPTLPEVAMRVQEVVSRPDSSPKQVAEVIGQDAAISARMIKVANSALYSRGVKAENINSAVTRIGLTQIKTIATSVAMEQLFISTNEMVWEVMDEVWCSSIEVTSAACAMLQIYNKSHKGSGLSFDTLTLAGLVHNIGALPVLTEAEAQPELFTSIDQLRGLVRKMQGPIGRAVLKSWDFAPEVMEVVERWSDLSYLPDNVSYMDFVRAAAFYTGELRSGADLGERLNVFVQRGLPVSPDELASDEFLEKYHSIKLSYD; this is translated from the coding sequence ATGTCTACTGAACATGAACTATTGGTCAGGCTTTTAAAGAAATTAAAGGCTGACTCCCTAGTTTTGCCGACGCTACCTGAGGTGGCTATGCGAGTTCAGGAGGTGGTATCCCGGCCCGATTCAAGCCCTAAACAGGTTGCTGAGGTCATAGGCCAAGATGCAGCCATCTCAGCAAGAATGATCAAAGTGGCTAACAGTGCCTTATATAGCCGTGGGGTGAAAGCCGAGAACATTAATAGCGCAGTGACTCGTATAGGCTTGACTCAGATAAAGACCATAGCCACCTCAGTTGCCATGGAGCAGCTGTTTATTTCGACTAATGAAATGGTGTGGGAGGTGATGGATGAGGTATGGTGTTCCTCTATCGAGGTGACTTCTGCAGCTTGTGCCATGTTACAGATCTATAATAAGTCTCATAAAGGCAGTGGGCTTAGTTTCGATACTTTAACCTTAGCGGGACTGGTGCATAATATCGGTGCTCTGCCTGTATTAACCGAAGCCGAAGCTCAGCCTGAACTCTTTACCAGTATCGATCAGCTAAGAGGCTTAGTGCGTAAGATGCAGGGGCCCATAGGCCGTGCAGTATTGAAGAGCTGGGACTTTGCTCCAGAAGTGATGGAAGTTGTTGAGAGATGGTCAGATCTTTCTTATCTGCCTGATAATGTCTCTTATATGGATTTTGTTCGAGCCGCAGCCTTCTATACTGGAGAACTCAGATCTGGAGCAGATCTAGGGGAGAGGTTAAATGTATTCGTGCAACGTGGTTTACCTGTGTCGCCAGATGAATTAGCCAGCGATGAATTCCTCGAAAAGTATCATTCAATCAAGTTGAGTTACGACTAG
- the trhP gene encoding prephenate-dependent tRNA uridine(34) hydroxylase TrhP has protein sequence MFKPELLSPAGTLKNMRYAFAYGADAVYAGQPRYSLRVRNNDFKMENLATGIQEAHSLGKKLYVVSNIAPHNTKLKTYIRDMEPVIAMKPDAVIMSDPGLIMMVREAFPEQVVHLSVQANAINWASVKFWQQQGIKRVILSRELSLDEIEEIRQRCPDIELEVFVHGALCMAYSGRCLLSGYINKRDPNQGTCTNSCRWKYDVHEAKQTETGDIIAVNSQGLVDHNGVQIEKPTLGEGQPTDQVVLLQEAGRPGEYMPAFEDEHGTYIMNSKDLRAIQHVERLAKMGIDSLKIEGRTKSFYYVARTAQLYRQAIEDAASGKDFNRTLMHNLEGLAHRGYTEGFLRRHVHDEYQNYDYGYSISDTQQFVGEFTGKHNDAGMAEIDVKNKFSVGDSVEVMTPQGNLTLTIEQLLNRKGENVEAGLGSGHFVFLSLPEGVDTDKMILLRNLPQGQDTRNPHA, from the coding sequence ATGTTTAAACCAGAGCTACTGTCTCCCGCTGGGACACTGAAAAATATGCGTTATGCGTTTGCCTATGGTGCAGATGCTGTCTATGCAGGCCAGCCAAGATATAGCCTTAGGGTGAGAAATAATGACTTCAAGATGGAAAATCTGGCTACAGGTATCCAGGAAGCCCATAGTCTAGGTAAGAAACTCTATGTTGTGAGCAATATTGCTCCACACAACACTAAGTTAAAAACCTATATCAGGGATATGGAACCCGTTATTGCCATGAAGCCCGATGCCGTGATCATGTCAGATCCAGGTTTAATCATGATGGTCAGAGAAGCCTTCCCAGAACAGGTAGTCCACCTATCGGTTCAGGCTAACGCCATCAACTGGGCCTCGGTAAAGTTTTGGCAGCAACAAGGCATTAAACGAGTCATTTTATCCCGTGAACTGTCTCTGGATGAAATTGAAGAGATACGTCAGCGTTGCCCCGATATCGAATTAGAAGTCTTCGTTCATGGCGCACTCTGTATGGCCTACTCGGGCCGCTGTCTGCTGTCAGGCTATATCAACAAGCGCGATCCTAACCAGGGCACTTGCACCAACTCATGCCGCTGGAAGTACGATGTCCATGAAGCTAAGCAGACTGAGACTGGTGACATAATAGCCGTGAATTCTCAAGGACTTGTGGATCACAATGGTGTCCAAATTGAGAAGCCTACATTAGGTGAAGGCCAACCCACAGATCAGGTGGTATTACTGCAAGAGGCAGGCAGACCCGGTGAGTATATGCCGGCGTTCGAAGATGAACATGGTACCTACATCATGAACTCCAAAGATCTGCGCGCCATTCAACACGTAGAACGCTTGGCTAAGATGGGCATAGACTCCTTAAAAATCGAAGGCCGGACTAAGTCTTTCTATTATGTCGCACGCACGGCCCAGCTCTATCGTCAGGCAATCGAAGATGCTGCATCGGGTAAAGATTTCAATCGCACCTTGATGCATAACCTCGAAGGCTTGGCACACCGTGGCTATACCGAAGGCTTCTTGCGTCGTCACGTCCATGATGAGTACCAGAACTATGACTATGGTTACTCGATCAGCGACACCCAACAGTTTGTCGGCGAGTTCACCGGCAAGCATAACGATGCTGGTATGGCTGAGATCGATGTTAAGAATAAGTTCTCCGTCGGTGACAGTGTCGAGGTGATGACTCCTCAAGGAAATCTTACCCTCACCATAGAACAACTGCTCAATCGCAAAGGCGAAAATGTCGAGGCTGGATTAGGCTCGGGCCACTTCGTCTTCTTGTCGCTACCCGAGGGAGTTGACACGGATAAGATGATACTGCTGCGTAACTTGCCACAGGGACAAGATACCCGTAATCCACACGCTTAA
- a CDS encoding YfhL family 4Fe-4S dicluster ferredoxin, whose protein sequence is MALLIDDSCINCDMCEPECPNQAITMGEEIYEIDSELCTECVGHYKKPTCISVCPIDCIDPDPAHQESDDELLVRYHLITGKPI, encoded by the coding sequence ATGGCATTATTGATCGACGACAGCTGTATCAACTGCGACATGTGTGAGCCCGAATGTCCTAATCAAGCGATCACTATGGGTGAAGAGATCTATGAGATAGATTCAGAGCTTTGCACCGAATGCGTGGGTCATTATAAAAAGCCTACCTGTATCTCGGTATGCCCCATCGACTGTATCGACCCAGATCCCGCTCACCAAGAGAGCGACGACGAACTGCTAGTCCGCTATCATTTGATCACAGGCAAGCCCATCTAG
- a CDS encoding heavy-metal-associated domain-containing protein, producing MTMFLKLVFVSFLSGLLVINAAAQVSAESDQISRLTIKVRGIVCSFCAFGVEKNLSRLPFLDKTQFGQNGVLININTQEITLALLADKPVAYADIATAITKGGYDPISYHGVIEGVIHSRDGKLYLVDQGKQQVYHLPQTAELTHISGKRVQLDISLTSTQAKASNAEETSVSEYRVSHVYDSSEPKVHHSQSSISKLKPGRDL from the coding sequence ATGACTATGTTTCTCAAACTGGTTTTTGTCTCCTTCTTATCCGGACTATTAGTCATAAACGCCGCCGCACAAGTAAGTGCAGAGTCTGACCAAATCAGTCGTCTCACCATAAAGGTGAGAGGCATAGTCTGCTCATTCTGTGCCTTCGGGGTCGAGAAGAACCTGTCTAGACTGCCCTTCTTAGACAAAACACAATTTGGTCAAAATGGAGTATTGATCAACATCAATACTCAAGAGATCACCTTAGCCTTGTTAGCCGATAAACCCGTAGCCTATGCCGACATAGCCACTGCCATCACTAAGGGAGGTTACGATCCCATCTCCTATCATGGGGTCATCGAAGGTGTTATCCACAGCCGTGACGGCAAATTATACCTGGTCGACCAAGGTAAGCAGCAAGTCTATCACTTACCCCAAACGGCCGAGTTAACCCATATTAGCGGAAAACGAGTACAGCTAGATATTAGCCTCACCTCGACTCAAGCTAAGGCCAGTAATGCCGAAGAAACTTCAGTCTCTGAATATCGAGTATCCCATGTCTATGACTCCTCAGAGCCTAAAGTTCATCATTCACAATCCAGCATCAGTAAGCTAAAGCCTGGCCGTGATTTATGA
- a CDS encoding transporter → MFTSLPALAHQPVMDMAPRWEGGWGFQLRQQNISADTLLDGTTKIANQAKLSINIDKLWLEGIYTFKREVRLSVKLPYIKQSRTVIRANAPVYESGSGIGDLIIGLPLKRYRNEIDSTGNIAITPSIRLPTGSTDASFPLGDGSIDLGLSLSASFEQAKWYQYYDLFYWINNQGSKQIDKGDELGLDINIGWHPYHDNLSNTGVFLMLDISARLEQKGQDSAGITGGKRVSAGPVFVWYRAGAMLRVEYKLPLYEDVEAIQVSYGDEFTLGIGLVF, encoded by the coding sequence ATGTTCACATCCCTGCCAGCTCTTGCCCACCAGCCGGTGATGGATATGGCGCCTCGTTGGGAAGGCGGTTGGGGCTTTCAGCTACGCCAACAAAATATTAGCGCGGACACCTTGCTCGACGGTACAACAAAAATAGCTAATCAAGCCAAGCTCAGTATAAACATCGACAAGCTCTGGCTCGAAGGCATCTATACCTTTAAACGAGAAGTCAGGCTCAGCGTCAAACTGCCCTATATAAAACAGAGCCGCACTGTGATTAGAGCTAATGCCCCGGTATATGAAAGTGGCTCTGGCATAGGCGATCTGATCATAGGTCTGCCACTGAAACGATATAGGAATGAAATAGACTCCACGGGGAATATTGCCATCACCCCCAGTATCCGCCTACCTACAGGCAGTACAGATGCTAGCTTTCCCCTGGGAGATGGCAGCATAGATCTAGGCTTGAGTCTCTCTGCCAGTTTCGAGCAGGCAAAATGGTACCAGTACTACGACCTCTTCTACTGGATCAATAACCAGGGCAGCAAGCAAATAGATAAAGGCGATGAACTTGGCCTAGACATCAACATAGGCTGGCACCCTTATCACGATAACCTAAGTAACACTGGGGTATTTCTGATGCTGGATATCAGTGCCAGACTGGAACAAAAAGGCCAAGACTCGGCTGGGATAACAGGCGGGAAGCGAGTATCTGCCGGTCCCGTATTCGTCTGGTATCGCGCCGGTGCCATGTTGCGCGTCGAATATAAGCTACCCCTGTATGAAGATGTCGAAGCCATTCAAGTATCATATGGCGATGAGTTTACCTTAGGTATCGGCTTGGTGTTTTAA
- a CDS encoding GDCCVxC domain-containing (seleno)protein codes for MTAKVILESVLTCPECGNRKMETMPTNACQWFYECEQCHNVLKPKAGDCCVYCSYGSVPCPPIQLAPAQKGQGACCSA; via the coding sequence ATGACAGCTAAGGTGATCTTAGAGTCGGTATTAACCTGCCCAGAGTGTGGTAATCGTAAGATGGAGACCATGCCAACTAATGCCTGCCAATGGTTCTATGAATGTGAGCAATGCCATAATGTGTTAAAACCTAAGGCCGGAGACTGCTGCGTGTATTGTTCCTACGGCTCAGTGCCTTGCCCACCTATCCAGCTAGCACCAGCTCAGAAAGGCCAGGGCGCTTGTTGTAGCGCTTAA